In Acidianus brierleyi, one genomic interval encodes:
- a CDS encoding winged helix-turn-helix domain-containing protein, translating into MYELKIILEAIKDGALNPGEVVVKTKLPRYEILAAFHILEELGLIETIYSKGSHKVYRLTNKGEEILDGLEKGNIIDFVVKSQDLTA; encoded by the coding sequence ATGTACGAGCTAAAAATTATCTTAGAGGCAATAAAAGACGGTGCATTAAATCCGGGTGAAGTAGTAGTAAAAACAAAATTACCAAGGTATGAAATACTAGCGGCATTTCACATACTAGAAGAATTAGGATTAATAGAGACAATATACTCTAAAGGTTCTCATAAAGTCTATAGATTGACAAATAAAGGAGAGGAAATTCTAGACGGATTAGAAAAGGGAAATATTATTGATTTTGTAGTTAAGTCTCAAGATTTAACTGCATAA
- a CDS encoding RsmB/NOP family class I SAM-dependent RNA methyltransferase, which produces MSLEKFLSSVLFYTEKGDPLPVAFEKTKKIHKLKMDYDHVYEISRLLILSYFAINSKKRSQKVKEFLAKGPKPTLPEWMRNKLSIYMNIQDLEKSLLTRTVWFRPNSLKKDPDKILTFLDMQGIKFERDRDFPFLYKLLEGNIRKTEEFRNFDVIIQDKASVAVVMSLNPERKERIIDLSSAPGLKAQLIQELTENSVKLFLADLDTKRLLKEKYLLRKYGVNMDNIEFNLQDSSYNSFLRSDKILLDAPCSSSGMISNEPVILLTLKNSEKIYKYSKIQNDILMSSEKINADELVYSVCSIFPEEGEDHFNVLYDIAEKPLNIGYSGYPSKISDRSIRFFPNVHSTEGFFITKLNLNKLK; this is translated from the coding sequence GTGAGTCTTGAAAAATTTCTTTCTTCTGTTTTATTTTATACCGAAAAAGGCGATCCATTACCAGTAGCATTTGAAAAAACTAAAAAGATTCATAAACTTAAAATGGATTATGATCATGTTTATGAAATTTCAAGACTTTTGATATTGAGCTATTTTGCTATTAATAGTAAGAAGAGGTCACAGAAGGTTAAAGAATTTTTAGCAAAAGGGCCAAAACCAACTTTACCGGAATGGATGAGGAATAAACTTTCAATATATATGAATATTCAAGATTTAGAGAAATCATTGTTAACTAGAACAGTATGGTTTAGGCCAAATAGCTTAAAAAAAGATCCAGATAAAATTCTTACTTTCTTAGATATGCAAGGAATAAAATTTGAACGTGATAGAGATTTCCCGTTCTTATATAAACTTTTAGAAGGCAATATAAGAAAAACTGAAGAATTTAGAAATTTTGATGTTATAATTCAAGATAAGGCTAGTGTAGCTGTAGTAATGTCATTAAATCCAGAAAGAAAAGAAAGAATAATAGATTTGTCTTCAGCGCCCGGATTAAAAGCTCAATTAATTCAAGAACTAACTGAAAATAGTGTTAAGCTATTCTTAGCAGATTTAGATACTAAAAGATTACTTAAAGAGAAATATTTATTGCGAAAATACGGAGTGAATATGGATAATATAGAGTTTAATTTACAAGACTCATCATATAATTCGTTTTTAAGATCCGATAAAATTCTTCTTGATGCTCCATGTTCTTCGTCAGGTATGATTTCAAATGAGCCAGTGATTCTACTTACATTAAAAAATTCTGAAAAAATTTATAAATATAGTAAAATTCAAAATGATATTTTAATGAGCTCAGAAAAGATCAACGCAGATGAACTTGTCTATTCTGTTTGTTCCATATTTCCTGAAGAGGGAGAAGATCATTTCAATGTATTATACGACATAGCAGAAAAACCTTTAAATATAGGCTATAGCGGATATCCGTCTAAAATATCAGATCGATCAATAAGATTTTTCCCAAACGTTCATTCTACTGAAGGTTTTTTTATAACAAAACTAAATTTAAACAAACTAAAATGA
- the cbiD gene encoding cobalt-precorrin-5B (C(1))-methyltransferase CbiD, translating to MSVRIPLNYNPNSPELSNSKSVKKEIMKFGYTTGTCVAAAAKACAFAIVEKKIVKSVTVSTPIGLRLEIPVNYVKIDNEWAEASVTKNGGDDPDDTNGMEIIVKMRINGDNGYLTIRAGKGIGIARNKGLPINEGEPAINPVPKRQLIDNLTEILGNNFGAEIIIEAPNGEKISQRTFNPRLGIEGGVSILGTSGIVKPMSIISWYASMVEQLDVVKKKGFESVVMVPGNIGETAARKLLNVDKDSIVQMAIFVGGMIKAATKRGFREIVLFGHIGKMVKNAIGIWNTHYKYGDGRIETIVAYSAKHGVPNDVLLKIFECKTTDDAVNILRNYNYFDIFSDIANKIVYNAENLINNKAKIYTILIDMKGEIIGYSKDSKKFLY from the coding sequence ATGAGTGTAAGAATTCCTCTAAATTATAATCCTAATAGTCCTGAATTATCTAACTCAAAGAGCGTGAAAAAGGAAATAATGAAATTTGGATATACAACTGGGACATGTGTTGCCGCTGCGGCTAAAGCATGTGCTTTTGCTATAGTTGAGAAGAAGATTGTTAAATCAGTTACAGTAAGTACTCCTATAGGGTTAAGACTTGAAATACCAGTCAATTATGTTAAGATCGACAATGAATGGGCTGAGGCTAGTGTAACTAAGAATGGCGGAGATGATCCAGATGATACTAATGGTATGGAAATAATAGTAAAAATGAGAATTAATGGTGATAATGGGTATCTAACAATAAGAGCAGGTAAAGGTATTGGAATAGCAAGAAATAAAGGTCTTCCCATAAATGAAGGAGAACCTGCTATAAATCCTGTTCCTAAAAGACAACTAATAGACAATTTGACAGAGATTTTAGGAAATAATTTTGGAGCAGAGATAATAATAGAGGCACCTAATGGGGAAAAAATTTCACAAAGAACATTTAATCCTAGACTTGGAATTGAAGGGGGAGTATCAATTTTAGGTACTAGTGGTATTGTGAAACCTATGAGTATTATTTCATGGTATGCATCAATGGTAGAGCAACTAGACGTTGTAAAGAAAAAGGGTTTTGAGTCAGTTGTCATGGTACCTGGAAATATAGGTGAGACGGCTGCTAGAAAGTTGCTAAATGTAGATAAAGACTCTATAGTCCAAATGGCTATATTCGTAGGCGGAATGATAAAAGCGGCTACTAAGAGAGGGTTTAGAGAAATCGTATTGTTTGGACATATAGGCAAAATGGTAAAAAATGCTATTGGAATATGGAATACTCATTATAAATATGGGGATGGAAGAATAGAAACCATAGTAGCTTATTCTGCAAAACACGGAGTTCCAAATGACGTATTATTGAAAATTTTCGAATGTAAAACTACTGATGATGCAGTAAATATTTTAAGAAATTATAACTATTTTGATATATTTAGCGATATAGCGAATAAAATAGTTTATAATGCAGAAAATCTTATTAATAATAAAGCTAAAATATATACAATTCTTATAGATATGAAGGGAGAGATAATTGGATATTCTAAAGACAGCAAAAAATTCTTATATTAA
- a CDS encoding NAD(P)/FAD-dependent oxidoreductase has translation MKNIILGGGYAGLNVYYNLNRNKILLSNTNKFIFYTALLRNIIEKTNYISKVRFIKEEQIKDIDLKDRIIKTDKDEYYADNLIVTLGCKRLNLDKIINSLIKTDNIILGAEDQYDEYITLQMAFYAKRLGKDVKYSGSPLSWLGKNVEEKVNILLDKYNIKIYEKPNLILQKCEPPEFLDFLKVNENLEVKKGVYAAGDIIFGWPKLGELAMRSGRFLGKKLSKNNDSPFDPIFIFILDTGYGEALHIRSKVPWGNTWNIAKISRIRALMKKFIEKYYIIRKGNMGFLYYL, from the coding sequence GTGAAAAACATAATATTAGGCGGAGGATATGCGGGTCTTAATGTGTATTATAATCTAAATCGTAATAAGATACTACTTTCCAATACAAATAAGTTCATATTTTACACTGCACTTCTACGTAATATTATAGAAAAAACAAATTATATCTCTAAAGTAAGATTCATAAAAGAAGAGCAAATAAAGGATATAGATCTTAAAGATAGGATAATCAAAACAGATAAGGATGAGTATTATGCTGATAATCTTATCGTAACTTTGGGATGTAAAAGACTAAATCTAGATAAAATTATCAATTCATTAATTAAAACAGATAATATAATACTTGGCGCAGAAGATCAGTATGACGAATACATAACACTACAAATGGCTTTTTATGCTAAAAGATTAGGAAAAGACGTAAAATACTCTGGATCTCCATTAAGCTGGCTAGGCAAAAATGTAGAGGAGAAAGTAAATATACTATTAGATAAATATAATATAAAAATTTATGAGAAACCAAATTTAATTCTTCAAAAATGTGAACCACCAGAGTTTCTAGATTTCTTGAAAGTTAATGAAAATTTAGAGGTCAAAAAAGGAGTATATGCTGCTGGTGACATAATATTTGGATGGCCTAAGCTAGGAGAATTGGCAATGAGAAGTGGAAGATTTTTAGGAAAAAAATTAAGTAAAAATAATGATTCTCCTTTTGATCCAATTTTTATTTTTATCCTAGATACTGGCTATGGAGAGGCCTTGCATATTAGATCTAAAGTGCCTTGGGGTAATACATGGAATATAGCTAAAATTTCTAGGATAAGAGCGTTAATGAAAAAATTTATAGAAAAGTACTATATAATTAGGAAAGGAAACATGGGATTTCTTTATTATCTATAG
- a CDS encoding endonuclease III domain-containing protein, translating into MKCSGDYILQKLSNEYIINPKDYVAYDVWLKYKDCFKVLIATLLSQNSTDKGTYKAFYNLESKISVDPDKLSKACIEDIEDAIKSIGIYKIKSKRIHEISLIIKEKYKGNLDTILNLSPDEARKELITLPGIGEKTADVVLLTCKSYPFFPVDTHIKRIAKRLGIEGNTYNEISCALKRIFKKEDYLKAHHLLIAHGRNTCKAIKPLCSRCSISDCCEYFQRNVRS; encoded by the coding sequence ATGAAATGTAGTGGAGATTATATACTACAAAAATTAAGTAACGAATATATTATCAATCCAAAGGACTATGTTGCATATGATGTATGGTTAAAATATAAAGACTGTTTTAAGGTTTTGATAGCTACTCTACTATCTCAAAACTCTACTGATAAAGGAACGTATAAGGCTTTTTACAATTTAGAAAGTAAAATAAGTGTAGATCCAGATAAACTATCCAAGGCTTGTATAGAAGATATAGAAGACGCAATAAAATCTATAGGTATATACAAGATAAAATCGAAAAGAATACATGAGATCTCACTCATCATTAAGGAAAAATATAAAGGTAATCTAGATACTATCTTAAATTTATCTCCAGACGAAGCTCGGAAGGAACTTATTACGTTGCCTGGAATAGGTGAAAAGACAGCAGATGTAGTTCTTCTAACTTGTAAGAGCTATCCTTTTTTCCCAGTCGATACTCACATTAAAAGGATAGCAAAGAGATTAGGAATAGAGGGTAATACCTATAATGAGATATCGTGCGCCCTTAAACGCATTTTTAAAAAAGAAGATTATCTTAAGGCGCATCATTTATTAATAGCGCATGGAAGAAATACGTGCAAGGCAATAAAACCATTATGTTCGAGGTGTAGTATAAGTGACTGCTGTGAATATTTCCAAAGAAATGTTAGATCCTAG
- a CDS encoding ParB N-terminal domain-containing protein, producing the protein MTAVNISKEMLDPSLLIPHEDVSKYRLFEIISRIKDTSFMYPIIVDKSTYLILDGHHRYYASLFLKIRKIPVLLVDYMDSRIKIEKWFREVKSPELAKKISLQLPNDGDVCINIYGANFCSTSIYSLFWKLHWLENKLMYLGIKVIKNTKNGIEPPSISKEYVISVANNGLRFPPKTTRHNYEFIIHYERVRLNEFI; encoded by the coding sequence GTGACTGCTGTGAATATTTCCAAAGAAATGTTAGATCCTAGCTTACTGATTCCGCACGAAGATGTTTCCAAATATAGACTATTTGAAATTATATCACGCATAAAAGATACAAGTTTTATGTATCCAATAATAGTAGATAAATCGACTTATCTAATCTTAGATGGACATCATAGATATTATGCAAGTCTATTTTTAAAAATTAGGAAAATCCCTGTTCTATTAGTAGATTATATGGATTCAAGAATAAAAATTGAAAAATGGTTCAGAGAAGTAAAATCTCCAGAATTGGCTAAGAAAATATCTTTACAATTGCCAAATGACGGTGATGTGTGTATAAACATTTATGGTGCAAATTTTTGTTCTACTTCAATTTATTCATTATTTTGGAAACTTCATTGGCTAGAAAATAAGTTAATGTATTTAGGTATTAAGGTAATCAAAAATACAAAAAACGGAATAGAACCGCCTTCTATATCAAAGGAATATGTAATTAGTGTTGCCAATAATGGGCTAAGATTTCCTCCAAAAACGACTAGACATAACTATGAATTTATTATCCACTATGAAAGAGTAAGACTTAATGAGTTTATTTGA
- the upsX gene encoding protein UpsX, protein MRPPIFDILFKLDTPPATYWLESSNGNIILKSDMIRQPFVQLFPELKIENKEWIYQRGNSLIEYKSGDTTLKKVEEFPGDVYYVYIDDKIEYIKKIKDSYIFQDNVYTNLIKYLDKLILYNNKDFLLIYRGKILNFEKPKSINVSKNNISLVYDGMTKVIDNDLNVDKYSFEGYVLGKASKGLIVKSLSNKILLNGNVIGYCQDLTAFLGEISNNIIILCGPIPKIYRENGWMQLNISSVEYRSFINSNFMILGNHDKTLIFDNQINLIYTLNPSVVIADSKKLYAFSDSHYFGVINTLEIKDIIKILRHKNTSEFPIKLAFNKFYDISYDKSFLTIDKKEKDNNVIMYLEPKKFEDGEVKIFLQNPFYHETYSTYVESEKPLVNFNGKILHANKGKVINTDFNALLEGYLDYKIPSRFKNKLRLSIGKNNIYYDISSKNGQIYVSEPIDLTNFEDNIILSIYIEREDLSILLKEFLLPIVRVEPNSDITRIAYNYDNIRKVILREENGKFVWDRVFLYPNFAKGILVAPAHSSLYINNSRYYLKKGINEICTKIDSNKRCFTVIGIDNPIEKLLYKVESNYLIITPIIKYYSPIEVYYGLHVYRGFPVKIIFPIDPAYNTVVIRAYIGNKKFVQKFTLDSLRISLNVAKILSNKLYEYMHSFGIL, encoded by the coding sequence ATGAGACCACCTATTTTTGATATTCTTTTTAAGTTAGATACACCACCTGCTACCTATTGGTTAGAAAGTAGTAATGGAAATATTATTCTTAAGTCAGATATGATAAGACAACCATTTGTTCAATTATTTCCAGAACTGAAAATAGAAAATAAAGAATGGATATACCAAAGGGGTAATTCATTAATAGAATATAAATCTGGCGATACAACGTTAAAAAAAGTTGAAGAATTTCCAGGGGATGTATATTATGTATATATTGATGATAAAATTGAATATATAAAAAAGATTAAGGACTCGTACATTTTTCAAGATAACGTATATACAAACCTAATAAAATACTTAGATAAACTTATTCTTTATAATAATAAAGATTTTCTTCTTATTTATAGAGGAAAAATATTAAATTTCGAAAAACCCAAATCTATAAACGTTTCTAAAAATAACATATCATTAGTATATGATGGAATGACAAAGGTTATAGATAACGATCTTAATGTAGACAAATATAGTTTCGAAGGATATGTTTTAGGAAAGGCTAGTAAAGGACTAATTGTAAAATCTCTTTCAAATAAAATATTACTAAACGGCAATGTAATAGGTTATTGCCAAGATTTAACAGCGTTTTTGGGAGAGATCTCGAATAATATTATAATATTATGTGGTCCTATTCCAAAAATATATAGGGAAAATGGCTGGATGCAACTAAATATAAGCAGTGTTGAATATAGAAGTTTTATAAACTCAAATTTTATGATACTAGGAAATCACGATAAAACGCTAATATTTGATAACCAAATTAATCTTATATATACTCTAAATCCATCAGTTGTAATAGCAGACAGTAAAAAACTATATGCTTTCTCTGATTCTCATTATTTTGGAGTTATTAATACGTTGGAAATTAAGGACATTATAAAAATACTTAGGCATAAGAATACTTCAGAATTTCCAATTAAATTAGCTTTTAATAAGTTTTACGATATTTCATATGATAAATCATTTCTTACTATTGATAAGAAAGAAAAGGATAATAACGTAATTATGTATTTAGAACCTAAAAAATTTGAAGACGGTGAAGTAAAAATATTTTTGCAAAATCCTTTTTATCATGAGACATATAGTACTTATGTCGAATCAGAAAAGCCTCTAGTTAATTTTAATGGAAAAATATTACATGCTAATAAAGGAAAAGTTATTAATACAGATTTCAATGCATTGCTAGAAGGATATCTGGACTATAAAATACCAAGTAGGTTCAAAAATAAATTAAGGCTATCAATAGGGAAAAATAATATTTATTATGATATTTCTTCTAAAAATGGACAAATTTACGTAAGTGAACCAATAGATCTAACTAATTTTGAGGATAATATAATATTATCTATATATATAGAAAGGGAAGATTTAAGTATTTTATTAAAGGAATTCCTTTTACCTATAGTTAGAGTCGAACCAAACTCTGATATAACTAGAATAGCATATAATTATGATAATATTAGAAAAGTTATTTTGAGAGAAGAAAATGGAAAATTTGTATGGGATAGAGTATTTTTATATCCTAACTTTGCAAAAGGGATATTGGTTGCCCCTGCACATTCTTCTCTATATATTAATAATTCTAGATATTATCTTAAAAAGGGTATAAATGAGATTTGTACAAAAATTGACTCAAATAAAAGATGTTTTACAGTAATAGGAATAGATAATCCAATAGAGAAATTACTATATAAAGTTGAAAGCAACTACTTAATTATCACACCAATTATCAAATATTATTCTCCTATAGAAGTATATTATGGACTTCATGTTTATAGAGGTTTTCCAGTTAAAATAATCTTTCCTATAGATCCCGCATATAATACTGTTGTTATTAGAGCGTATATAGGAAATAAAAAATTTGTTCAAAAATTTACATTAGATTCTCTAAGAATTAGCTTAAATGTAGCTAAAATCTTATCTAACAAACTCTATGAGTATATGCATAGTTTCGGAATACTCTAG
- a CDS encoding precorrin-8X methylmutase — protein sequence MDDVSNIEKEAEKIVRSIINIQDNETAEVIIRAIRSTGDLDLVGTLRISKNAIKNGIKYVKNGVLVDTRMAKVALGDIAIYREPQHRNSRYYSQDLIENYKDYINNRIIMIGTSPIALITLNKMIKNNIVKPSLVIAVPVGFVNALKSKIELSNLDVEYITNISVRGGVALGISIVKALVKLSES from the coding sequence TTGGATGACGTAAGTAATATAGAAAAAGAAGCTGAAAAAATAGTAAGAAGTATAATAAATATTCAAGATAATGAAACTGCTGAAGTGATTATAAGAGCGATTCGTTCAACTGGAGATTTAGATCTAGTGGGAACTTTAAGAATATCTAAGAATGCTATAAAGAATGGCATAAAATATGTAAAAAATGGAGTTTTAGTAGATACTAGAATGGCTAAGGTGGCTTTAGGAGATATAGCTATATATAGAGAGCCACAACACAGGAATTCAAGATATTATTCCCAGGATCTTATAGAAAATTACAAGGATTACATTAATAATAGAATAATTATGATAGGTACAAGTCCTATTGCTCTCATAACTCTTAATAAAATGATTAAAAACAATATAGTAAAACCTTCTTTAGTAATCGCTGTGCCAGTAGGCTTTGTTAATGCTCTAAAATCCAAGATTGAGCTAAGTAATCTAGACGTGGAGTATATAACAAATATAAGCGTAAGAGGCGGTGTAGCTTTAGGCATATCGATAGTGAAAGCCTTGGTGAAACTTAGTGAGTCTTGA
- a CDS encoding methyltransferase domain-containing protein: MSYHNRKIFPFLDDEIFENLDIPGPTKQEIRVISISKMNIFPGCKTLEIGTGTGSVSAELDRLGCYVISIDKNKYIEKISHFNNVEYIQAHSAFMSYRNSIFDNVFIGGTENLEDSIKLAHQTLKYGGKIVINIFTLETLSKIQELVSSIFHNFNVLEVIIIKGKNIKNHTMFLAQNPIYIAYAVKS, from the coding sequence ATGTCTTATCATAATAGAAAAATTTTTCCATTCTTAGATGATGAAATTTTTGAAAATTTAGATATTCCAGGACCTACTAAGCAGGAAATTAGAGTTATATCTATAAGCAAGATGAATATATTCCCAGGGTGCAAAACTTTAGAAATAGGAACTGGCACCGGCTCTGTATCGGCTGAATTGGATAGATTAGGTTGTTATGTTATTTCAATAGACAAAAACAAATATATCGAAAAGATATCGCATTTTAATAATGTTGAATATATTCAAGCTCACTCTGCTTTTATGTCCTATAGAAATTCTATATTTGATAATGTATTTATAGGAGGTACAGAAAATTTGGAAGATAGTATAAAATTAGCTCATCAAACTTTAAAATATGGTGGGAAAATAGTTATAAATATCTTTACTTTAGAAACTCTTTCAAAAATTCAGGAATTAGTTTCATCCATATTTCATAATTTTAATGTATTAGAGGTGATAATTATAAAAGGTAAAAATATAAAGAATCATACAATGTTCTTGGCCCAAAATCCGATATATATAGCTTATGCAGTTAAATCTTGA
- the cbiE gene encoding precorrin-6y C5,15-methyltransferase (decarboxylating) subunit CbiE → MDILKTAKNSYIKILGAGPGNIDYFTFKLIKEVKSADIIVGDKRILELIKFITDAQLIYLRSDKNFYNDIENIKNLSGNVVVLSTGDPMIAGLGKFFDNSEINPGISSVQLCASILHKPLNESAIISVRYGNNYDKILAAINSGFRVFILPNPYLDLKENIRKILLLGLDPNKNAAICNNLGLPNEVIVKGKIGELMQHDINGLNIIFIEP, encoded by the coding sequence TTGGATATTCTAAAGACAGCAAAAAATTCTTATATTAAAATTTTAGGTGCTGGACCAGGTAATATAGATTACTTTACATTCAAATTGATTAAAGAAGTAAAATCTGCAGACATTATAGTAGGCGACAAACGAATTTTAGAACTAATAAAGTTCATTACAGATGCACAGTTAATATATTTAAGATCAGATAAAAATTTTTATAATGATATAGAGAATATCAAAAATCTTTCAGGAAATGTAGTTGTGCTATCTACTGGTGATCCTATGATAGCTGGATTAGGAAAATTCTTCGACAATAGTGAAATAAATCCCGGCATAAGTTCTGTTCAATTGTGTGCATCCATTCTACATAAACCTTTAAACGAATCTGCAATAATATCAGTGAGATACGGTAATAATTATGATAAAATATTAGCAGCAATAAATTCTGGATTTAGAGTTTTCATACTTCCTAATCCTTATTTAGATTTGAAGGAAAATATTAGAAAGATATTATTATTAGGTCTAGACCCAAATAAAAACGCAGCTATATGTAATAATCTAGGTTTACCAAATGAGGTAATAGTAAAAGGAAAAATTGGCGAACTTATGCAGCACGATATAAATGGGCTAAATATTATTTTTATTGAACCGTGA
- a CDS encoding glycosyltransferase encodes MSLFDTIVQLLVFIIPSLILLYQFIFFNIGRKRVYTEVNLKNVPFLSIIVPTKGENVGVIQGLLDNLSKVEWDKSKMEIIIVSDDSKEYFDKLVEALHFPEGLEVKLYNRLGHEKKGYKSGALAYGYEKSKGDLVITLDVDARLNKDSLLKAYSHMISYGCDAVTMNWIGYTTNQYSTLARGLIVSTLVADYSILNGREKSGLKIFPVGCGTLFKREAIESVGPWDYSMIQDDLEIGSRLINKGKRICSSDSPVLVEVPDNLFAFYVQQTRWAMGSTEVLIRRFKEILKSKSNLIQKIDMILFLSQYFPIALTFIVAVILLFYSFIGYGDPLRTPLILVWLIALSLYAIGFISIAKKLGLGLIQSLRALGKVSAYTVSISPFVLLSLFKAFAKKRTYIVTPKGKTSKSNIVYIIGALGFAFLLSSIIYLIKYDLFSGIWMLYYSSAYLFTFFTYKNEL; translated from the coding sequence ATGAGTTTATTTGATACAATAGTTCAGCTTCTAGTGTTTATAATACCATCATTGATATTATTGTATCAATTTATATTCTTTAATATTGGGAGAAAAAGAGTATATACCGAAGTTAATTTAAAAAATGTCCCGTTTCTTTCAATTATTGTTCCTACAAAGGGAGAAAATGTAGGCGTTATTCAAGGTTTATTGGATAATCTTTCAAAAGTCGAATGGGATAAGTCTAAAATGGAGATAATAATAGTATCTGATGATAGTAAAGAATATTTTGATAAATTAGTGGAAGCTTTACATTTTCCAGAAGGTCTTGAAGTTAAACTTTACAATAGGTTGGGCCATGAGAAAAAAGGATATAAGAGCGGTGCGTTAGCTTATGGATATGAGAAAAGTAAAGGCGATTTAGTAATTACATTAGACGTTGATGCTAGACTTAATAAAGATTCGTTACTGAAAGCTTACTCGCACATGATAAGTTACGGATGTGATGCTGTTACTATGAACTGGATAGGATACACTACAAATCAGTATTCTACATTAGCCAGAGGATTAATAGTTTCTACTCTAGTTGCAGACTACTCTATTCTAAATGGAAGAGAAAAAAGTGGGCTTAAAATATTTCCAGTAGGTTGCGGAACATTATTTAAAAGAGAGGCTATAGAGAGTGTAGGACCATGGGATTATAGTATGATCCAAGATGATTTAGAAATAGGTTCAAGACTAATAAATAAAGGAAAAAGAATATGCTCTTCTGATTCTCCAGTTTTGGTAGAGGTACCAGATAATCTATTTGCTTTTTATGTCCAACAAACCAGATGGGCAATGGGAAGTACTGAAGTTCTTATTAGGCGATTTAAGGAAATATTAAAAAGTAAATCAAATCTAATACAAAAGATCGATATGATATTATTTTTATCACAGTATTTCCCAATAGCATTAACATTTATAGTGGCAGTAATACTGCTCTTTTATTCCTTTATAGGTTATGGTGATCCTTTAAGGACTCCATTAATTTTAGTGTGGCTAATAGCGTTATCTCTTTATGCAATAGGGTTTATTTCTATAGCTAAAAAGCTTGGACTAGGTTTAATACAAAGCTTAAGAGCGTTAGGTAAAGTGTCAGCATATACTGTATCTATCTCTCCATTCGTATTATTAAGTTTATTTAAGGCATTCGCTAAAAAGAGAACATATATAGTCACACCCAAGGGTAAAACTAGTAAATCCAATATTGTGTATATAATAGGCGCATTAGGTTTTGCTTTTTTGCTTTCTTCTATAATATATTTAATTAAATATGATTTATTTAGTGGTATATGGATGCTTTATTATTCTTCAGCGTATTTATTCACATTCTTTACCTATAAAAATGAGCTTTAG